In one window of Meiothermus sp. DNA:
- a CDS encoding DUF5522 domain-containing protein: MPKMQLKENVDYYLENGLYVFTEAYHLKRGYCCGSKCRHCPYPKEIQAQTVQLRLEGHPIQSREAFVARFGPLLVKP; encoded by the coding sequence ATGCCCAAAATGCAGCTCAAGGAAAACGTGGATTATTACCTCGAGAACGGCCTGTACGTCTTCACCGAGGCGTATCATCTCAAGCGCGGCTACTGCTGTGGCTCTAAGTGCCGGCACTGCCCATACCCCAAAGAGATTCAGGCCCAGACCGTGCAACTCAGGCTCGAGGGCCATCCCATCCAGAGCCGCGAGGCCTTCGTGGCCCGTTTTGGGCCGCTTCTGGTAAAACCATAG
- a CDS encoding adenosylcobinamide-GDP ribazoletransferase: MRPFWLAVGFLTVFPIPHLGEVKGGEMKAASAFYPVAGYLIGGVLALVAWLTAGLPDGLQGALLLAVWLASTGMLHLDGLLDSADALLAMKPPAERLRILGDVHMGSFAFGVGFVVLLLKWQLLSAAPEPWLLLALPALTRFALLLPMNLFPAARPEGLGARSREGRILPALLFVLPAIYFFPWVALLAITLMLLLAFWAARRLGGGLSGDVYGALVELGEVAGLLVGVLIKA; this comes from the coding sequence GTGCGCCCTTTCTGGTTAGCCGTTGGATTTCTGACCGTCTTTCCCATTCCCCATTTGGGCGAGGTCAAAGGCGGGGAGATGAAGGCGGCTTCGGCCTTTTACCCGGTGGCCGGCTACCTAATCGGGGGGGTGCTGGCCCTGGTGGCCTGGCTCACGGCGGGCCTCCCCGACGGTTTGCAAGGTGCGCTTTTGCTGGCGGTCTGGCTGGCCTCTACGGGTATGCTGCATCTGGACGGCCTGCTGGACTCTGCCGATGCACTCCTGGCCATGAAGCCCCCCGCCGAGCGCCTGCGGATTCTGGGCGATGTGCATATGGGCAGCTTTGCCTTTGGGGTGGGGTTTGTGGTGCTGCTCCTCAAGTGGCAATTGCTATCGGCTGCGCCTGAGCCGTGGCTGCTTTTGGCCCTGCCCGCGCTAACGCGCTTCGCTCTGCTTTTGCCCATGAACCTGTTCCCCGCCGCCCGCCCAGAGGGGCTGGGGGCCCGGAGCCGCGAGGGGAGAATCTTGCCGGCCTTGCTGTTTGTCTTGCCGGCTATCTATTTCTTCCCCTGGGTGGCGCTGTTAGCCATAACGTTGATGCTGCTACTGGCTTTTTGGGCCGCAAGAAGGCTGGGGGGTGGGCTTTCCGGCGATGTGTACGGAGCCTTGGTAGAGCTGGGGGAGGTGGCGGGGCTTTTGGTCGGGGTATTAATAAAGGCGTAA
- a CDS encoding NAD(P)/FAD-dependent oxidoreductase, protein MAIKLATGLDIRLGAVVETLEWGPFGVKARTTDGRVFRADQAVVTLPLGILKAGRVRFIPELPEEKQVAIAQLGIADAVKLFFHFEERIFPEGIVELYVPGANPDEWWSSTAGHGVGVEILTALATGDKARELLALPEEAALKNALQTLRQALGRPDLTPSKARLAHWQDEPHILGAYSKASVGASQARRILAQPVGNRLFFAGEHTASNAWAATVHGAYASGRRAAREVLQARALTYSIPRSETLRPALPLGA, encoded by the coding sequence CTGGCGATAAAGCTAGCCACCGGGCTTGATATACGGCTCGGGGCCGTGGTGGAGACGCTCGAGTGGGGCCCCTTCGGCGTGAAGGCCCGCACCACCGACGGGCGGGTCTTCCGGGCCGACCAGGCCGTTGTTACCTTGCCTTTGGGCATTTTGAAAGCCGGACGGGTGCGTTTTATCCCCGAGCTGCCCGAGGAGAAGCAGGTGGCCATTGCCCAACTGGGCATTGCCGATGCGGTCAAGCTCTTCTTCCACTTCGAAGAGCGTATCTTTCCCGAGGGCATCGTGGAGCTTTACGTGCCCGGGGCCAACCCCGACGAGTGGTGGAGCAGCACCGCCGGTCATGGGGTAGGGGTGGAGATCCTGACCGCCCTGGCCACCGGCGATAAGGCCCGCGAGCTGCTGGCTCTGCCGGAGGAAGCCGCCCTCAAAAACGCCCTGCAAACCTTGCGCCAGGCCCTGGGCCGCCCCGACCTGACCCCCAGCAAGGCCCGGCTGGCCCACTGGCAGGACGAACCCCACATCCTGGGGGCCTACAGCAAGGCCAGCGTGGGGGCCTCCCAGGCCCGCCGCATCCTGGCCCAGCCGGTGGGCAACCGGCTCTTCTTTGCCGGAGAGCACACCGCCTCCAACGCCTGGGCCGCCACCGTACACGGGGCTTATGCCAGCGGACGGCGGGCCGCCCGCGAAGTCTTGCAAGCCCGCGCGCTCACCTATTCGATCCCCCGTTCCGAAACCTTGCGACCCGCCCTGCCCTTGGGGGCGTGA
- a CDS encoding FAD-dependent oxidoreductase, with translation MKTLVIGAGAAGLAAAQDLQKANHQVTVLEAQHRVGGRIRTDRSFAAVPIELGAEFIHSSQVPTYPLPAQFGLRTHYFNQQEDTLVRLPDGSLRTIAQVGCQERGYNNIRMVDWPAASGEESLAEYLQRNQLSGQKIPYKLQEYISDFDNPRRLSAQAALEFLYDKSAEEGDFRILDGYD, from the coding sequence ATGAAAACGCTCGTCATAGGCGCCGGAGCCGCCGGTCTGGCCGCGGCCCAAGACCTACAGAAAGCGAACCATCAGGTTACCGTACTAGAAGCCCAACACCGCGTCGGAGGACGCATCCGCACCGATAGAAGCTTTGCCGCTGTACCCATCGAACTTGGCGCGGAGTTCATCCATAGCAGCCAGGTTCCCACCTATCCCCTCCCCGCACAATTCGGCCTGCGTACCCACTATTTCAACCAGCAGGAGGACACCCTGGTGCGCCTGCCGGACGGAAGCCTGCGCACCATTGCCCAGGTAGGCTGCCAGGAGCGAGGCTACAACAATATTCGGATGGTGGACTGGCCCGCGGCTTCAGGCGAGGAGTCGCTGGCTGAATACTTGCAGCGCAATCAGCTATCGGGCCAGAAAATCCCCTACAAGCTACAAGAATATATCTCCGACTTCGACAACCCCAGGCGATTGAGCGCCCAGGCGGCGCTCGAGTTCCTGTACGACAAATCAGCCGAGGAGGGCGATTTTCGCATCCTGGACGGCTACGATTGA